One window of Bacteroidota bacterium genomic DNA carries:
- a CDS encoding superoxide dismutase family protein: MRALFLACALTLAGCASSSDEPTTPDEPTEADAAAPAQMASVAIEALADSGVSGTITFTEGGGGVSVAYEIVGLTPGLHGFHVHTNGGCGPGEDGTPGGAAGGHFNPDGHDHGAPSNDAAERHKGDLGNIEANADGVAAGSFDDTVLRLDGERSIVGKAFIIHAGADDLTSQPSGAAGARVGCGIIAQDGAAM, translated from the coding sequence ATGCGCGCTCTGTTTCTCGCTTGTGCCCTCACCCTCGCTGGCTGCGCGTCGTCGTCCGACGAGCCCACTACGCCTGACGAACCAACTGAGGCAGACGCTGCCGCTCCGGCTCAGATGGCATCCGTCGCCATCGAGGCGCTCGCGGACTCCGGCGTCTCAGGTACCATCACCTTCACCGAGGGGGGCGGTGGCGTGTCGGTAGCCTACGAGATTGTTGGCCTGACCCCAGGACTGCACGGTTTCCACGTCCACACGAATGGCGGCTGCGGGCCTGGCGAGGACGGCACGCCCGGCGGCGCCGCAGGGGGGCACTTCAACCCCGACGGCCACGACCATGGCGCTCCGTCCAACGACGCAGCAGAGCGGCACAAAGGCGACCTCGGCAACATCGAGGCCAACGCGGACGGCGTCGCAGCGGGCAGTTTCGACGACACCGTGCTCCGCCTCGATGGCGAGAGGAGCATCGTTGGCAAGGCGTTCATCATCCACGCCGGCGCGGATGACCTGACCAGCCAGCCTTCTGGTGCCGCAGGAGCCCGCGTTGGTTGCGGCATCATCGCTCAGGATGGCGCTGCGATGTAG
- a CDS encoding carboxypeptidase regulatory-like domain-containing protein codes for MTVRYVLVLLLWCAASDASGQVLRGTVVGEDDQPLAGASITLTGGIEGGTTTEATGRFRLRLPSLPATVEVRFLGYEPQRVVILPGEPLEVTIRLRPRVFELEGLDVAGENRAVTLMREVIRRKQQRRAALQPYTAEHYTRFTLRRRGEVIRVTETLSDVYVRPTQTARGDSRREIVLARHRRPAGRAFRYARVVPVPDFYLDDEVVLDGFRFIGPTHPNALDVYTFRVGDRIEEDGQVLWEVSVRSRSALASAFEGRLRVVDSLFVLAEAELRPSVTLEKEPPVQAWAATYRQTFTPSAEADSVWISDRFEVTGRVDVGVPGAFLPVVRTQQTTIVTSRRPGIFGGDSLFARRERIAEPPGVYAGRDVYAAGRSIAPPDDDEARVLLASTRPLRASLIPEGLLRYYVPLPVEEAPEVVVTDALAPPLPRFAESVEAWYNRVQGAYFGVRPRFGVGENVAVRPRLGIATSNVRLDAGLRMEARLPVRLGSERLVGFAEGGVATVPFERSSVYPQPFLAVPTYIGWADYHDYLRRTRVKAGLSWTTEKAHIEVAGQLATHDSLSNGTDYEGMFVGEGQRPNAEATPGTWRSVEASIGLGTEPRWAARPQGIYAELTSQLGRFDADGADATSMVRFTGEVGGRVATLFRRRPEPAALYASLSAGWVSGDAPLQLRPRTETRAGAVSGFGSFRTIASPPVSTPQFVQLAWEHDFGRSLFETVGLPVGVALTGGHLWTEDADSAHEVGLSLLRPFRFPMRIDTAYRLDQVGWFIGIGLAR; via the coding sequence GTGACTGTTCGTTACGTCCTCGTTTTACTCCTGTGGTGCGCTGCAAGCGATGCGTCCGGTCAGGTACTGCGGGGCACGGTCGTAGGCGAAGACGACCAGCCGCTTGCGGGGGCGTCGATAACACTCACCGGCGGGATTGAAGGGGGGACGACCACTGAGGCAACGGGGCGGTTTCGGCTGAGGCTGCCAAGCCTTCCTGCAACCGTCGAGGTGCGGTTTCTCGGCTATGAACCACAACGCGTCGTAATTCTTCCGGGCGAGCCGCTGGAAGTGACGATCCGGCTACGTCCGCGCGTCTTCGAACTGGAAGGATTGGATGTGGCGGGGGAGAATCGTGCTGTGACGCTCATGCGGGAGGTCATCCGGCGCAAGCAACAGCGTCGAGCCGCCCTCCAACCGTACACCGCTGAACACTACACCCGCTTCACGCTAAGGCGGCGTGGTGAAGTGATCCGCGTCACCGAAACACTCAGCGATGTCTACGTGCGGCCCACGCAGACGGCAAGGGGCGATTCTCGCCGCGAGATCGTGCTCGCCCGGCACCGTCGCCCTGCAGGTCGCGCCTTCCGCTACGCCCGCGTGGTGCCCGTCCCCGACTTCTACCTCGACGACGAGGTCGTCCTCGACGGTTTCCGCTTCATCGGTCCGACGCACCCGAACGCGCTCGATGTCTACACCTTCCGCGTCGGCGACCGCATTGAGGAGGACGGGCAGGTGCTGTGGGAGGTGTCGGTACGCTCTCGTTCGGCGCTCGCCTCCGCCTTCGAGGGCCGGCTGCGCGTCGTCGATAGCCTGTTCGTGCTCGCCGAGGCCGAACTGCGGCCGTCCGTCACGCTGGAGAAAGAACCGCCGGTGCAGGCATGGGCCGCGACGTATCGACAGACGTTCACGCCTTCGGCGGAGGCCGACTCTGTCTGGATCTCGGATCGCTTCGAGGTGACCGGACGGGTGGACGTAGGCGTGCCCGGTGCCTTTCTCCCGGTCGTCCGTACGCAGCAGACGACCATCGTCACGAGTCGACGCCCTGGGATCTTCGGGGGCGACAGCCTCTTCGCACGCCGCGAGCGCATCGCCGAGCCGCCTGGCGTCTACGCGGGGCGCGACGTCTACGCCGCCGGTCGCTCCATCGCGCCGCCGGACGACGACGAGGCGCGGGTGCTGCTGGCGAGCACGCGTCCGTTGCGCGCCTCGCTCATCCCCGAGGGCTTGCTGCGCTACTACGTTCCGCTCCCAGTCGAGGAGGCTCCCGAAGTAGTCGTGACCGACGCCCTCGCGCCTCCGCTGCCGCGCTTCGCAGAGAGCGTGGAGGCGTGGTATAACCGCGTCCAAGGGGCCTATTTCGGCGTTCGGCCGCGTTTCGGCGTTGGCGAAAACGTCGCTGTGCGTCCGCGCCTCGGCATCGCTACGTCGAATGTGCGTCTCGATGCAGGACTGCGCATGGAGGCGCGACTGCCGGTGCGGCTTGGCTCCGAACGTCTGGTTGGCTTCGCTGAGGGCGGCGTGGCCACGGTCCCGTTCGAGCGGTCGTCGGTCTATCCGCAGCCGTTCCTCGCGGTGCCGACCTACATCGGCTGGGCGGATTACCACGACTACCTCCGTCGCACACGCGTGAAGGCCGGGCTGTCGTGGACAACGGAGAAGGCGCACATTGAGGTAGCGGGGCAACTCGCGACGCACGATTCTTTGTCCAATGGCACCGACTACGAAGGCATGTTCGTCGGCGAAGGGCAGCGTCCGAACGCGGAGGCTACGCCCGGCACGTGGCGATCGGTCGAGGCGAGCATTGGGTTGGGGACGGAGCCGCGGTGGGCGGCCCGGCCCCAAGGCATCTACGCTGAGTTGACTAGCCAACTGGGGCGGTTCGACGCGGATGGCGCGGACGCGACAAGCATGGTGCGGTTCACCGGTGAGGTCGGCGGACGTGTAGCTACGCTGTTTCGGCGGCGGCCCGAGCCTGCGGCGCTCTACGCGAGCCTCTCGGCAGGGTGGGTGAGCGGCGACGCACCGCTACAGCTGCGTCCGCGCACCGAGACGCGAGCCGGTGCGGTCAGCGGCTTCGGCTCGTTCCGCACGATCGCCAGTCCACCTGTCTCGACGCCTCAGTTCGTTCAACTCGCCTGGGAGCACGACTTCGGACGTAGCCTCTTCGAAACCGTCGGGCTCCCCGTAGGCGTGGCCCTCACAGGCGGGCATCTGTGGACGGAGGACGCCGACAGCGCGCACGAGGTCGGCCTGTCGCTGCTGCGCCCGTTTCGTTTTCCCATGCGTATCGACACCGCGTATCGGCTGGACCAGGTTGGGTGGTTCATAGGCATTGGACTGGCCCGGTGA
- a CDS encoding VOC family protein — MDHINGLGGAFVFSNDPKRLADWYTEHLGLAFEGSVEFGAFYHQFWSLHRDDPARRLDTTFAIMQAKADFPPPLVHGDVETYGDQPFMVNLRVNDLDALLDRLQQNGIEALGRQDEAYGKFAWVRDADGHRVELYQPTMQPPDEG, encoded by the coding sequence ATGGATCACATCAACGGCCTCGGCGGCGCCTTCGTCTTCTCAAACGACCCGAAGCGTCTCGCCGACTGGTACACCGAGCACCTCGGGCTCGCCTTCGAGGGCAGCGTCGAGTTTGGCGCGTTTTACCATCAGTTCTGGAGCCTCCACCGCGACGATCCGGCTCGTCGCCTCGACACCACATTCGCTATCATGCAGGCGAAGGCGGACTTCCCGCCGCCTCTCGTCCACGGCGACGTGGAGACGTACGGCGACCAGCCGTTCATGGTCAACCTCCGCGTCAATGACCTCGACGCGCTCCTCGACCGCCTCCAGCAGAACGGCATCGAAGCACTGGGGCGGCAAGACGAGGCCTACGGCAAGTTCGCCTGGGTCCGCGACGCCGACGGGCACCGCGTCGAACTGTACCAGCCGACAATGCAGCCGCCTGACGAGGGCTAG
- a CDS encoding MmcQ/YjbR family DNA-binding protein, with the protein MTIDIARDYCLAKPDASEGTPFGDTVLVFKAGGKMFALLGLDGPPWTVNLKCDPERAVALRERYDAVQPGYHMNKKHWNTVEYGRLDGDLVRALIDHSYDLIAGSLKKSEQARLEALGWERAASR; encoded by the coding sequence ATGACCATCGATATCGCCCGGGACTACTGCCTCGCCAAACCTGATGCCTCGGAGGGAACCCCCTTCGGCGATACCGTGCTGGTCTTTAAGGCAGGCGGCAAGATGTTCGCCCTGCTCGGACTCGACGGGCCGCCGTGGACGGTCAACCTGAAGTGCGACCCCGAGCGTGCGGTCGCCCTGCGTGAGCGCTACGACGCCGTGCAGCCAGGCTACCACATGAACAAGAAACACTGGAACACGGTCGAGTATGGGCGCCTCGACGGTGACCTCGTGCGAGCGTTGATCGACCACTCGTACGACCTCATTGCTGGCTCGCTCAAGAAATCGGAGCAGGCTCGCCTCGAAGCGCTCGGCTGGGAGCGTGCCGCGTCGCGCTGA
- the mutS gene encoding DNA mismatch repair protein MutS — protein sequence MRQYWKIKDRHPGALLLFRMGDFYETFERDAEVVADVLGITLTKRGNGAAEDIPLAGFPHHALETHLPKLVSAGYRVAVCEQLEDAKFARKIVKRDVVEVVTPGVAMRDQLLSAKHAHYLAAAVWGTTKHMQGRVGFAFVDASTGAFFVAEAAAEDFEGLLQTVGPAELLIDKRQKKQLQSIRDTSFALTPQEDWVFSYDFAYETLLRHFETHSLKGYGFHDNHGDDGPNSADALAIAAAGAALYYLGETQKGRVPHVRRLQRYDASDYIALDAATKRNLELVAAMQSGRRDGSLIGVLDHTLTPMGGRLLRAWLVRPLQSVEKIEQRLDSVDALFQSERLRRSLREELKQVGDLERLAAKVCTGRATPRDLVTLKLTLRQIPPVKQLLEDVASETLAKVTDALTLCQDTVDRIHAALADEPPAKMDAGGTIRSGFSDELDDLRTVSKGGKTYLAELQARAAAETGITSLKIGYNKVFGYYLEVTNTHKDKVPAAWTRKQTLVNAERYITEDLKVYEEKILTAEERALALEQQLFSELRMAVAEAVEPIQRNARYLAMLDVFAGLAEAARKYDYVRPTVDESRVLDLEAARHPVVERTLPAGEAFIPNSVLLDPDGEVDIEPTRGGQVHVITGPNMAGKSVVLRQVGLAVLLAQVGSFVPAKRARIGVVDKIFTRVGASDNLAAGESTFLVEMNETANILNNATQRSLILLDEVGRGTSTFDGLSIAWAIVEHLHDHTPVAARTLFATHYHELNALADRLDGVLPFRIQVQEHDGRVIFLRTLIPGGADHSYGIEVARMAGLPEAVIARAKHVLRHLEAHDVAAEMQGPRSEAASGDGALPSVRATPEIPAPDLTAPVAYAAPDPIAAQLLDTLEALDPNRLTPIEALMKLAELKQIADG from the coding sequence ATGCGGCAGTATTGGAAGATCAAGGACCGCCACCCCGGTGCGCTCCTGCTGTTCCGCATGGGCGACTTCTACGAGACGTTCGAGCGCGACGCCGAGGTCGTGGCCGACGTACTCGGGATCACGCTCACGAAACGCGGCAACGGGGCGGCGGAGGACATCCCGCTCGCCGGCTTCCCGCACCACGCGCTCGAAACGCACCTGCCGAAGCTCGTCAGTGCGGGCTACCGCGTCGCGGTGTGCGAGCAACTCGAAGACGCCAAGTTCGCCCGAAAAATCGTCAAGCGCGACGTGGTGGAGGTTGTCACGCCGGGCGTGGCGATGCGCGACCAACTGCTCTCGGCGAAGCACGCGCACTACCTCGCTGCGGCGGTCTGGGGTACGACTAAGCACATGCAGGGCCGTGTCGGCTTCGCGTTCGTGGACGCCTCGACGGGCGCGTTCTTCGTCGCCGAGGCTGCGGCCGAAGACTTCGAGGGGCTGCTGCAGACCGTAGGCCCGGCGGAGTTGCTCATCGATAAGCGGCAGAAGAAGCAGCTTCAGTCGATCCGTGACACGTCGTTCGCGCTCACGCCGCAGGAGGACTGGGTCTTCAGCTACGACTTCGCCTACGAGACTCTGCTGCGGCACTTCGAGACGCACTCGCTCAAAGGCTACGGCTTCCATGACAATCACGGCGACGACGGGCCGAACAGCGCCGACGCCCTCGCAATCGCAGCGGCGGGGGCGGCACTCTACTACCTCGGCGAGACGCAGAAGGGCCGCGTCCCGCACGTGCGCCGCCTCCAGCGCTACGACGCCAGCGACTACATCGCGCTCGACGCCGCCACCAAGCGCAACCTCGAACTCGTCGCCGCGATGCAGTCGGGCCGCCGGGACGGCTCGCTCATCGGCGTCCTCGACCACACGCTCACGCCGATGGGCGGGCGGCTCCTGCGCGCCTGGCTCGTCCGACCGCTACAGTCCGTCGAGAAGATCGAACAGCGCCTCGACTCCGTGGACGCGCTCTTCCAGTCAGAGCGATTGCGACGCAGCCTGCGCGAGGAACTGAAGCAAGTCGGCGACCTCGAACGCCTCGCCGCCAAGGTCTGCACGGGCCGCGCCACGCCGCGCGACCTCGTCACGCTCAAGCTCACGCTCCGGCAGATCCCGCCCGTCAAGCAACTGCTGGAGGACGTGGCGTCCGAGACGCTCGCGAAGGTCACCGACGCGCTCACGCTCTGCCAGGACACCGTCGACCGTATCCACGCCGCGCTCGCCGACGAGCCGCCGGCCAAGATGGACGCGGGCGGCACGATCCGTTCCGGGTTCTCCGACGAACTCGACGACCTCCGCACGGTGTCCAAGGGCGGCAAGACCTACCTCGCCGAGTTGCAGGCGCGTGCCGCGGCCGAGACGGGCATCACGAGCCTCAAAATCGGCTACAACAAGGTCTTCGGGTACTACCTCGAAGTCACCAACACGCACAAGGACAAGGTCCCGGCTGCGTGGACGCGCAAACAGACGCTTGTCAACGCGGAGCGCTACATCACCGAGGACCTGAAGGTCTACGAGGAGAAGATCCTTACCGCCGAGGAGCGCGCGCTGGCGCTGGAGCAACAGCTGTTCTCGGAGCTTCGGATGGCTGTCGCCGAGGCCGTCGAGCCGATCCAGCGCAACGCCCGCTACCTCGCCATGCTCGACGTGTTCGCTGGGCTCGCCGAGGCCGCGCGGAAGTATGACTACGTGCGCCCGACCGTCGACGAGTCGCGCGTGCTCGACCTCGAAGCGGCGCGGCACCCCGTCGTGGAGCGGACGCTGCCCGCTGGCGAGGCGTTCATCCCCAACAGCGTGTTGCTGGACCCCGACGGCGAGGTCGACATCGAGCCGACGAGGGGTGGCCAAGTGCACGTCATCACCGGGCCCAACATGGCGGGGAAGAGCGTCGTGCTGCGGCAGGTCGGGCTCGCGGTGCTGCTCGCGCAAGTCGGCAGCTTCGTCCCGGCCAAGCGCGCACGGATCGGCGTGGTGGACAAGATTTTTACGCGCGTCGGTGCCTCGGACAACCTCGCGGCGGGGGAAAGCACCTTCCTCGTGGAGATGAACGAGACGGCCAACATTCTCAATAACGCCACGCAACGCTCGCTCATCCTGCTCGACGAGGTCGGGCGCGGGACGAGCACCTTCGACGGGCTGAGCATCGCCTGGGCAATCGTGGAGCACTTGCACGATCATACACCCGTCGCAGCTCGGACGCTCTTTGCGACGCACTACCACGAACTCAACGCGCTCGCCGACCGCCTGGACGGCGTGCTGCCCTTCCGCATCCAGGTGCAGGAGCACGACGGCCGCGTGATCTTCCTCCGCACCCTCATCCCCGGCGGGGCCGACCATAGCTACGGCATCGAGGTGGCGCGCATGGCGGGGTTGCCTGAAGCGGTGATTGCTCGCGCGAAACACGTGCTACGCCACCTGGAAGCGCACGATGTCGCGGCTGAGATGCAGGGCCCACGCTCCGAAGCAGCGTCTGGCGACGGCGCGCTGCCGTCCGTGCGCGCCACGCCCGAGATCCCGGCGCCTGACCTCACGGCACCCGTCGCCTACGCCGCCCCTGATCCCATCGCGGCGCAACTCCTGGACACGCTGGAAGCGCTCGACCCGAACCGCCTCACACCCATCGAGGCCCTGATGAAGCTCGCCGAGTTGAAGCAGATCGCGGACGGATGA